The Mauremys reevesii isolate NIE-2019 linkage group 3, ASM1616193v1, whole genome shotgun sequence genomic sequence AATGTGCTAGCCACTCACTAAGGGCGGGTCTACATTACTGCTTAAGTTGATCTAACAACTGCTTaagctcaggggtgtgaaaaagacatcCCTCCTGAGCGACAcgagtgctgtccacaccagtgctatgtcggtgggagagcgtcttcaccagatgcacagCAGCATTGGTACATCTGCACCGACGTAGGGCTTTTAGGGTAGACTTGCCCTAAGTGCACCAGCCTTGGCACTTTGCAGTGAATGCTGAATTAGGTATTTTGCTAGTTGCAATTATCTccatttcaggaaaaaaatctgCAAATGTTTTACATTGTGCCTAGCCTTTCAGAGCTAGTTGGAAATACTGACCGATGACTAGGTGCCGATACCTTTTgtatttggtttattttaaatgtatttgtccATCAAAAGTGACCAATATAAAATCTGGTTTCCAGTGAACTCCAGCTTCTGACACAGTTTTGCATCAGAGTTAAGTGAGGCACAAGGCAATCAGCCGGCTTACCTCGTTAACCCAGTGACTGTGGTGCTACTACACCTAGGTAATCTTGAGCCCTGCTATAGGGGACACTCACTGCATGTAGTTCTCCTGCTAGTAGGATATGGAAGCAACAGAGACAGTGAGCAAGAGAGGAAGATGGTTCTGTGCAGCCACATCTCCAAGCCATTGTATAATTTGATTTAAAGAAAACTGAAGCAATGTGAAATGATCAAGACATGGGACTCTTGGACAAGCAGTGAAATGCAGTTGTCACGCtttagagagagataaatagctaAGATCTACTATACCATGATTTCAAATGCATCCCTGGCAGTTAAACCTCTGGATTCACTCATGGTAGGCCAGGCATTTGCTGAATTGGCTCGGTGTGTGAGTTTCTGGTGTTTGGTGCTGGGTATCTTGGCGGGGGAGAGCTCTGCTTTGCCATGACATTGGTTTGCAACAGCACGTGACTCGCTGTTTTGTAAACACTGCTTAATGAGCTCCAAGGTGGCTTTATCAATGTCCTTCACTGACTGAAGCTGTGTCACCACATAGTGAGCTTTAGCAGACCACTCCCATGCAATGTAGTCTAGCTGGACCAGCTCCTTGTCCTGCTGGCTTTGAAGCTGCTCACCAGCTCTTCCTAGCAGCTCAGCAGTAAGGAGGAGAAGGTGGTCTGTCAGGGAGAGCAGGCTTTCCCGCATTTTTAGATGAGCTGTGTTCTCCAAAGCATCTTCTATGATGGTCTTGACCAGCTGGACATTTGCCATTATCTGACCTGCCTGTTTAACCATCATTCCGTCACCTCCCTGGGCACGAGCAGGAGGCCAGGCCAGTATGAGGATGTTTTGGATGACTCTCGTGTACTCCCGATTGCTGCTGGTCAGGAGGAGCAGAAGTGCTTTCACTCTAACAGCAAGCTCTCGTTGGAGCAGCTCAGCACGAATGGACAAGTTTGTAGCAGGcactggggagacagacagaacATCCACCACTTGCAACAGAGCTTCAGTTAGTACCTTTACCTCCTCCCGGAGCGCTAGGATGTCACGCTGCACGCTGTGTTCAGCACAGGCGAGATAGGACAGCCGGGCTGCCTCCTGTATTCTCAAAGAGCTCTCAGAGACAGCTGCCAGGACATCCCGCAAGTGAAGCTTGTGCTTCATTGTATTCCTTAATTCACCTAAGAACAAAACATCTTGTCCTATGAGCTGATCCACAGCACTCAGGAGCACCTGTATGCTGACAGACCAAAGAAGGCAGATCCCCTCGAGATGGTCCTGGTGAGAAGACAGTGCCTTTTCAAGTAAATGCTTTGTATTAGTCTGAGCACGTGTGAATTTTGCTTGGACCCGTACAAACCTTTCCTGAATCTTAGGAACTATTGTGCGCTCCTCTTTACAATCTGTATGTGCAACATCAGCCGCTAGCTGAACAACTGTTGCTAAAGTCCGCATTATCTCATCCAAAGTTTGTTTGCTCTTCAGAAAGTCAGCTGGAGCTACCGTGCAGAATAACTGCTGGACTAGACTATACCAAGAGCCTGCCACAGCCACCAGGCATTGGTTAGTTTCACAAATCTTCTCCGATAACAAAACAGCTGTTGGAAGAAGTCTGTCTGTTCTGGAAACTGGGTTTGGACCGACCTCCCTAGCTAAGCTAATAACAGATGGTGTTAATAGAActatctttctgtagtgggtCAGCTTTTCCAGCAGTGGCGACTTGACAATTGGTAAGGCTTCCTGAGCTGCAGCTACACAACAGTTGGAAAGTTCAAGTAAACCAAAGCAAGCAGTGTTTACAGCAGTAATGTCATGTTTCTTTGCTGCAGTGATGAGTTCATTGATCACAGGATGTAAATCCACTCTTCCCGGGTATAAGTTACCTGCTCTTGGAAGCATCTCAAGAGGAGAGGTGGCTGACGGAAGCTGTTCACTTAAAAATTCTTCCACTAATTCAGTATTGTCAGTAGTGCTCTGTTTTATGACATCTGGTGGTCTGAGCTCTACGTGGTCCTGGGCTGAAAAGCAACACAGCTCTTTTGGAATGTCAAGGCTCCGAATTTGTTCCCGAAGCGGACTCAGAATATCTGGATGGTTAGACTCATCCAGCCCCTCTCTGACATTTTGAGCGGAGTCCATCAGATGCTTTACTCTCTTTGAAAATGCGTTTCTAGTTTGTAGACAAGAGATGCCTCCTAAACAGTGGCTAGTAGCAGTTCTCACTTCCAGAATGGAGATTTCCAGTTGCTTAACTAAAACTAACAAACCATTCTTGAAAATGGGATCTCTGACTTTATCCACAAATCTGTTAGTAACTTGGATCACACGAGCAGCTCGGCTGGTCATATGCGCGGCATGCCATGAAAACCTTCCAGAGTTCTGACTCTCTAGTTCTTGTTCACAACACTGTCTGTGATTGGCCATTTCCTGAATAGATAGATCGAGGAATTCGGGCAAGTTGATTGTCTCATCAACACACGCTAACAAGCTTTCTGTTGTCCAAGCCCATCTTTGATAGAAGGTTTGTAGTTGTTCCTCGATGTTAATCTTATTAGGATCTTTGCTCATTTCCGTGAGGAGTAGAGGCACCGTGGCAAGGAGTCTATTTAAACAGTCTACACGATCTTCAATTTCTTTAAAGATTTTGAGGTTGGTGCACCTGGCCAGAACAAAATTTGCCACTTTGAGCATCTGATGAGCATGACTGAAGAAGGCAGTAATAAGAGGCTGAAGTTTTCTTAGAAATCCATCCTCTCCCACAGGAGAATATTGCACAGTAGTAGGTTCCAGTGCAGCCTCCATTAACCTTTTCAGGGGttcgttaatgtctgtgaaagtGTCCAGAATCTGACACACAACAGCAGTGAGCATGGTTTGATCAAGAATCTCCACCTCAACTCTCATTGCATGACATTTCTCTTCTAGGTTACATTCTAGTTGGCTTTGTGCTGGCAATTCCTCCATTATGCTGCCGTAGTTGGAAATGCTTTTCTTGAGCATTAGGAGATGATGGCAGTGCTTTATCAACTGCAGCTTAATACTTGGCCTTGATGAGTTAGCTAAAAGCATGCAGTGGAAGATCACTGTTTCCACACACAAACTGAATTCGCCCTCAGCTAGGTGAGCAGGGTTCGGGTTGGACAGGAGGCCCAGCAGCTGGCTCAGGTGCTGGGAAAAGAGCCCATTTCTTTCCAGTAGTTCCTTGTTTCTGGTGGTGTTTGTCAGCAAGGAAATCAGTTCCTTTATGGTGCTATCCATCAAATGGAAAATGTAGTTTTTGGAACCACTCACTTGCTGGTCCTGGGGGTGCTTCAGGTGACTGTGTTTTGCAGCATGCAACATCGGGACACACTTCCTAAGGATCTGCAGCGTCTGGGCCAAATACTTCTGAGGAGGAGAATCTCGGAGCTCTTGGATGCGTCTTTCTGTCAAATTGTTCAGCAAGAGCAAGGACTCCGAAAAGTCACGgaaagcagccagcagggctgGTATGTCTCCTGCAACCTCGAGTGCAGTCAGGCAATCCCGAAGCCAATGAGCGGCCTGGATAATCCTCGTCACTACAGCATCATCTTCAAGCTGGAGGATCTAGTTGATAAATCAGAACAAAGGTCACAAAAAAGGAACCATTGAACATTTCCCAAGATCTGTGTTGTTCTTTTTGCTAGGAACATACTTGTCATTTTCAGCTTGCtggctttgtttttaaaatgcctgTGTGCATTGATAACATCTGTCTAGGTGAATTTGAGAATAAAAGTGCTGCTGGTGAGGGATACTGGATTGATAGAGCTGAAACCTGAGGGTACAGAACTCTCATGACATTAGAGAAACACCCACAGAGCATCTCAGCACTTCATGAGCAGTGATGAACACAGCTTCTCCGTGCTATTGAAAGCGAGGGAAGCGTTACTAACCACGTTATACACGAGGAAAttggggcacagagaggttaagtgacttgtccaaggtcacaccagAAATCTCCCAGCTCCCAGTGTCGTGTCTGACCCACAACCCCAAACAACTTCTCTTCCTTGGATTTTATACCTCTTTTTGTATAGAGAGATGTGGAGCAAAGTTCTTGTATTTTCAGTTGGTTTTGGGGGGGGAAAAGGGTTAAAAGCAATGAGGTGATTCAGAATGTATTACCGCTAGTAGGGTGACCCCAAACCCTCAAGCACCTGGGCACCACATTTTGCTCTTAGTTCTGGCTGGGCTCGGGGTACAGCGTAACTGAGGGGCTAGCACACTGGGTCAAGACCTATCCCTGGGCTAGTCCCTGACCTGCTGTGGAATTGTGGGTGAATCACTTCACCTCATTGGCTCAGCTGTAGAATGGAGGTACCACACAGCCCTTCTTCTGTAGAGTGCTTTGGGGTTTGCAGATGAAAAGGACCATAGAAGAGCTACAACATACTCTGTGTGTGGTGAGTCAGAGCCCCGTTATGCTGGCGGCTCTGCACTCCTGTAACAGGACAGTCCCACCTCCAAAGAGCTTGtaatttaagggcttgtctacactgaggcTTAGGGCGTGGCCAGCTGGGTGGTACATCTAGAGTGCACTagcctgccatgcactaactgGCCATACGGTCCCTGTTCTATGCACTAAAAATTCTGTCGTAAGCACCGTTGCACAGCTTCTGGTGCACAGTAGTGGGGTCCACGCAGCCAGTTAGTGCACTGTAGCTTTACTCTGCACCACTTGCCACACACTCatgctctgtgtagacaagctctcagtacccacctgtacaatgggggTACTAGCAGTGCCTTGCCTCCCAAGAGCACCAGAGgctatcattatttattatttctccgacacttagggttgccaattttggttggacatattcctggaggtttcatcataagaacataagaaaggccgtaccgggtcagaccaaaggtccatctagcccagtatctgtctactgacagtggccaatgccaggtgcccctgagggagtgaacctaacaggcaatgatcaagtgatctctctcctgccatccatctccatcctctgacgaacagaggctagggacaccattcttacccatcctggctaatagccatttatggacttagccaccatgaatttatccagtccccttttaaacattgttatagtcctagccttcacaacctcctcaggtaaggagttccacaagttgactgtgcgctgcgtgaagaagaacttccttttatttgttttaaacctgcggcctattaatttcatttggtgacccctagttcttgtattacgggaataagtaaataacttttccttatccactttctcaacatcactcatgatcacacaacataatctttaattcctggagactccaggccaatcctggaggtttGGCAACTCTACCGATGCTCCTGGTGGGCAGGGCAGACTTGTCCGGCAGCTGATCTTCATTCCCCACCACAACCTCgttctccacacacaccccattccgGAAAACACAGGAATTAGCCACTGTGCAGATCTCCCGTGAGAAGAcagagctgctgggagcagggcggttgcctagggtgctaggatttgggggtaccattttcttcagcagcgaccgcagcggccggatctttaGCCGCCCCGGTCACCGCTGGCAAttaggcagagggagctaggacaggagggtgcggggagggccgcctgcagcaagtggggggggggcggcacgcaggggaactccccgccccagctcacccctgccccgcctcctccctgagcaccccgtggctgcttcacttctcccgtctcccaggcttgtggcgcctaagctgattggcgccacaagcctgggaggcgggagaagtgaagcagtgaagGTGTGCTCGGGATGCTcgtgcgcagagcaggggtgagctggggcgggggctcctgagggtggggtgggcagcTGCCGCGAGCGGGGggacctcagggcgggggcacaaGATAGACGTTTCGCCTAGGGCgagaaacatccttgcaccggccctggctgggagggAATGAAGAGTTAGTGGAGGAGGAGTGTATTTATAGCATGCAAATGACACAGCTGCACTACACTCACCTTTACAGTCTCCATTAAGACTCTCTTTGCTGAATCAATCAGTTCCTCCTGATGACGCTGAACGTCTGGCTGAATATGAAGTTTCTGGGCCACCAGTAAGATGCTTCTCCCAGACGCGAGGAGAGATTCGGCAGCCGGCAGCATCTCCCCAGCCAGCAGCTCATCGTTGGACTCATGAGCCACCCTGGCAGAAGGATGCTGATCTCAGGTACACAAGGTCACACAGACGCCTTTAATGAAATGCGTCGCTGTAAACCAGCGCTAGCATGGGACTGGGAAAGTTACTCCAGAGAGGAGCCAGACAACCTGACCAGGCAGGATACAACCGGCTCCTAATGAACAGACCTCCGTGGAGGGTAAGCAGATatagggcaggggaggagggggtgggattGTGCTTTCCTTTAATTAAATGTTCTGGTTTTTAAACAGCAGCCACATGTCAGACAGTCACAtgagtgtgtggtggggggtagAATGGACCCTCTGCCCAATCCCAGTCAGAGGGGAACCCCCCTCCCCGCTTGCCTGCACCCCATCCCATACTAACTGTTCCCCTGCATCTACTAGGTGGTCAACCAACCAGGAAGGTATCTCTGTGGCTAGTAAAGGAGGGGCTGGAAATGACAGCTGCACTGCAGGCGAGGAGTTACAAACCAGAGACATCTTCCAGAAAAGCAACAGACTAGAGTTAAGCAATGCTACAGACACAGACAAAAATTAAAAACTAGAACGCCTATATCCCAGTGTGTGAGGCACTTCAAATcaaaacgaagggaaccagaatGCCTGGAACAAATGGATAAATTAAAAAGCAACAAGAGAAATGTGGTCTACAGGTGTCCGTGCCTGCTCCACCTATAACACgtgtacatacatacacacagatgGAAATTCATTTTGCCCTCTTTAAAACTCAGTGTTACCTTCTTGCAACATAAGCAAGTTCTTCAGTAGCTTTGGCTAATTCTTCGGCAGCTTTTTCTAAATCAGCTAGGCGCTCGTTATTCACCCCATCCCACTCGGCTGCTATCATTAAATGACAAAGTTGAGCTGCCATGGGTGAAATAATTCTCTCAATGGTTTTGTTGGAGATTACAGCCCTGATGTCATACAGATAAAAAGGCTCCATTGCTTCTCGGCTACAAACAGAAGACACGCAATTAAAGATTCATCTCCACAATACAGTAATATTAATTAACAACAGAATGCACTAACTCTGCACCTTCCAGccaaacatctcaaagaaccttaggaatattaatgaatttagtcTCACAATGCCCTTGCATTATCCCCAATTTTGCTGCAAGCTGTTTCTACAATCAGAGGATGGGGTGTGCACCCCGCACTGGCTCTGGTGGAGTTAATACAGGCAGAAGAGGCCAGTTAGCCATAAGCTGCACCTGGAGGACAATGAGGAGGCAGTGAGACTGAAGTGGGGATGAAGCTcacctgggcaggagcaggggcaggggtggtgtctaTAAAGCTGGGAGCTGGCAACGGGCCCGCAGTGAGGAAGCTAGAGAAACACTCCTTGCTACAAGGGGGGAGAGCAGGAGCCTGTCCCAGGAGTGTGGGGAGCCGTCCAGAGAAGGAGCAGTaagggctgggagaggaaagttcttagctgctgggggagggcCCTTGGATTAGAAGCCATTGTAGAGGGCAGGCATGGGTTCCCCTACGAGCCACTGTAGCAGTGGCATATTAGGGGCAGCCTATCTGGGGACTCCCAGGGATGGTTTGGAAGGAGACGGATAACACCCCAGGATTGGGGGGTCTTGTTTGTGACTTGACCAGAGGATTAAACCATGAAGAGGAaagtgctgcagctcccagagcatGAGAGAGGCCACGGAGCAAGTGATGGGATGATGGGTTGAGGAACCACAGGAAGGGGTGTCAGAGCATGTGAGGAGCTAATCCCCAAATGGGCCACTAGGAGGTGCCAGAGTGGCAAGAGAGCACCCCCTGTTGCAGGCATGGCTCTGGTATGTGGCATAATTAAATGTTTGGGGGTCTTAAGCACACCACTGATGTCAGTACCCATTTACATCACTAGTGAATTGGGCCCAGCATGTTAATGTCAGCTCATTAGTCAAAATGGCTCAGATGAAACAAGAGTCAACTTGCTCCACCACTCAAAATTCAAACGTAACCCCAACCACCCCTTTGAGTTTGTACTATTTCCCCTTGATCAGTTTTCACTTTCCTGGGCTGCTGCACTTCCTACTGCCAGACAAGactagaaatggaaaagatcagacacttcccagctgctcctgcagtcTGAGCAGCCTGACCTGACACAGGCACGCCAAAAAGCTTGTGGGAAAACTCTATCTAGACTCAGGAGAGCTCCAGCTTAATTCTGCAGCCTCAGGTTTCCTCTCCACCTAATAATCTCATCACAAACCACCCAAATCATGCTACTGCATGGAAGTGAAATGCTCCAGCGACTGGCCAAAGTTAGAGTTTGCACTAAGACCCTTACAATTATTCATCACCTGCCTGTCTCATGGTTTCAGACCACCTCAAATTCACCTCCAAAACTATGCTCACTAATTTTGCATACACTGGTTGTACACAGGCAAGCATTTGCACATGCCAATTGGACAGTTAGATGTTCATTTACCCACTCTGTATGAGCAGAGGTTAGTTTTGAATGCAGCTGTGCGtgatcattttaaaaatctgactctTGGAGTCTGttacaattattttatttctgttgaaTCTTCTATTTTAAATAGAGAATATTCAGAATCTATCAACCCTTTCCCTTAAAAAAATGTAATAGTACTACATGTGCCTTAAATAACTGAATAGCAAAGTGAAATTTACAGGGGAATtagaaatataatttttaaaataaacaacatgTGCTTGTCACCTCTGCCCAGTGCAGactctgatgatgatgattgtgtaTAATACATGAAACCAGATTGTGTGACAATGAAGTTAATCAATAAAAAAACAAGAAGTGTTTTATTCTAGTAACACTGTTACAGTGGCGATTAAGTCTTTTTGATAGTGCTCTCAGTGATGTACCATGTACTATacagttaaaatgtttttaatacagCTTAGTGCAATTTTACTTTGCTTATCTCAGGTGATCTTATCATTTGAACAGCTTTCCGCTGTAAATTATAAATACAAGAAAGCTATGATTATAGCAAGAACCACATCAAGTACAATACCCCCCTGAAAGCACTCTCTAAAATTAACAGTAAAGGTTATTAGACACCTGTGAGACCTTATTGTTATTATCCAGGCACACAACTCAACACATAATTGACAGAAAAACTTAAATTCACTTTACCTTGTGGTGAAATACGTTTCCCCTGGTTTTCCAACTGCAGTTTAATTAAGGTAACAAGCTACAATTCAATACGTGGTGTACACTTGTTTACAAGTAACGAGAAGCTAGTATTGCTGTGGGGTCTCATAGCTACAGGCAGTCAGCTGATGGCGGTGCTGACATCAGAGGCGGTAGTGTTAACTAGCCCTCCCACCGATTTTAAGCACGGAGCTAGTAGAAACTCCACAACCCCCAGCAATGAGCACAGCACTGGCCAGTGAGCGGCTATGGTGGGGAAATGTCTCAGCTACTTATTCTCATTTCAATCCCCTCCTCTCCGTGAGAGAACCATGTGTATAAATGCAGGCGGAACAATGCCCCCATTCATAAGTGCTACCCAGTTCCTATTGTAGCTGATGTGAAAAATGAAACAGGCAGCTGTACAGCAACGGGGACGTTCCCAATAGTCATTGGTTGTGGC encodes the following:
- the LOC120402405 gene encoding uncharacterized protein LOC120402405, which encodes MLPAAESLLASGRSILLVAQKLHIQPDVQRHQEELIDSAKRVLMETVKILQLEDDAVVTRIIQAAHWLRDCLTALEVAGDIPALLAAFRDFSESLLLLNNLTERRIQELRDSPPQKYLAQTLQILRKCVPMLHAAKHSHLKHPQDQQVSGSKNYIFHLMDSTIKELISLLTNTTRNKELLERNGLFSQHLSQLLGLLSNPNPAHLAEGEFSLCVETVIFHCMLLANSSRPSIKLQLIKHCHHLLMLKKSISNYGSIMEELPAQSQLECNLEEKCHAMRVEVEILDQTMLTAVVCQILDTFTDINEPLKRLMEAALEPTTVQYSPVGEDGFLRKLQPLITAFFSHAHQMLKVANFVLARCTNLKIFKEIEDRVDCLNRLLATVPLLLTEMSKDPNKINIEEQLQTFYQRWAWTTESLLACVDETINLPEFLDLSIQEMANHRQCCEQELESQNSGRFSWHAAHMTSRAARVIQVTNRFVDKVRDPIFKNGLLVLVKQLEISILEVRTATSHCLGGISCLQTRNAFSKRVKHLMDSAQNVREGLDESNHPDILSPLREQIRSLDIPKELCCFSAQDHVELRPPDVIKQSTTDNTELVEEFLSEQLPSATSPLEMLPRAGNLYPGRVDLHPVINELITAAKKHDITAVNTACFGLLELSNCCVAAAQEALPIVKSPLLEKLTHYRKIVLLTPSVISLAREVGPNPVSRTDRLLPTAVLLSEKICETNQCLVAVAGSWYSLVQQLFCTVAPADFLKSKQTLDEIMRTLATVVQLAADVAHTDCKEERTIVPKIQERFVRVQAKFTRAQTNTKHLLEKALSSHQDHLEGICLLWSVSIQVLLSAVDQLIGQDVLFLGELRNTMKHKLHLRDVLAAVSESSLRIQEAARLSYLACAEHSVQRDILALREEVKVLTEALLQVVDVLSVSPVPATNLSIRAELLQRELAVRVKALLLLLTSSNREYTRVIQNILILAWPPARAQGGDGMMVKQAGQIMANVQLVKTIIEDALENTAHLKMRESLLSLTDHLLLLTAELLGRAGEQLQSQQDKELVQLDYIAWEWSAKAHYVVTQLQSVKDIDKATLELIKQCLQNSESRAVANQCHGKAELSPAKIPSTKHQKLTHRANSANAWPTMSESRGLTARDAFEIMLLIDSPNDSHSTSSEQGKGATPAALPEDAGQWQDDSNKMSQVTKEMATGMSHMARFLKRKGPITTKEQLIACASQMASNGQVFVRFGRLIAKNCLDERCATELLCVTEQIQTISNQLRIISRVKAATAGSKCSAELLVNNAQNLFQVVLQSLKAAEAACIKGLRKPDPDSEEAEAAAFCIQWKKKLLWHRVKETLNPDRDEFGLRRTRAGREPTLTAMVQEPSSQN